One Ictalurus furcatus strain D&B chromosome 21, Billie_1.0, whole genome shotgun sequence genomic region harbors:
- the LOC128625255 gene encoding myosin heavy chain, fast skeletal muscle, with translation MGDGEMECFGPAAIYLRKPDKERIEAQNRPFDAKTAVYVTDAAEMYLKGTLKSKEGGKATVETLDKKTVTVKEDEVFPMNPPKYDKIEDMAMMTHLSEPAVLYNLKERYAAWMIYTYSGLFCVTVNPYKWLPVYDAVVVAGYRGKKRIEAPPHIFSISDNAYQFMLTDRENQSVLITGESGAGKTVNTKRVIQYFAMVGMTTQKKAEPVPGKMQGSLEDQIVAANPLLEAYGNAKTVRNDNSSRFGKFIRIHFGQTGKLASADIETYLLEKSRVTFQLSAERSYHIFYQLMTGHKPELLEALLITTNPYDYPMISQGEITVKSIDDVEEFVATDTAIDILGFSADEKINIYKLTGAVMHHGNMKFKQKQREEQAEPDGTEVADKIAYLLGLNSADMLKALCYPRVKVGNEFVTKGQTVPQVNNAVSALCKSIYEKMFLWMVVRINEMLDTKQQRQFFIGVLDIAGFEIFDFNSLEQLCINFTNEKLQQFFNHHMFVLEQEEYKKEGIVWEFIDFGMDLAACIELIEKPMGIFSILEEECMFPKASDTTFKNKLYDQHLGKCACFQKPKPAKGKAEAHFSLVHYAGTVDYNVNGWLDKNKDPLNDSVVQLYQKAANKLLCHLYATHAAADADTGGKKGKKKGGSFQTVSALFRENLGKLMTNLRSTHPHFVRCLIPNESKTPGLMENFLVIHQLRCNGVLEGIRICRKGFPSRILYADFKQRYKVLNASVIPEGQFIDNKKASEKLLGSIDVDHTQYMFGHTKVFFKAGLLGTLEEMRDEKLATLVTMTQALCRGYLMRREFVKMMERRESIYSIQYNIRSFMNVKHWPWMKLYFKIKPLLKSAETEKEMAAMKENFEKMKEDLAKALAKKKELEEKMVSLVQEKNDLQLQVSAETENLADAEERCEGLIKSKIQLEAKLKDTNERLEDEEEINAELTAKKRKLEDECSELKKDIDDLELTLAKVEKEKHATENKVKNLTEEMASQDESIAKLTKEKKALQEAHQQTLDDLQAEEDKVNTLTKSKTKLEQQVDDLEGSLEQEKKLRMDLERAKRKLEGDLKLAQESIMDLENDKQQSDEKIKKKDFEISQLLSKIEDEQSLGAQLQKKIKELQARIEELEEEIEAERAARAKVEKQRADLSRELEEISERLEEAGGATAAQIEMNKKREAEFQKLRRDLEESTLQHEATAAALRKKQADSVAELGEQIDNLQRVKQKLEKEKSEYKMEIDDLSSNMEAVAKSKGNLEKMCRTLEDQLSELKTKNDENVRQLNDVNTQKARLQTENGELGRQLEEKDALVSQLTRGKQAYTQQIEELKRVTEEEVKAKNALAHAVQSARHDCDLLREQFEEEQEAKAELQRAMSKANSEVAQWRTKYETDAIQRTEELEEAKKKLAQRLQEAEESIEAVNSKCASLEKTKQRLQGEVEDLMIDVERANSVAANLDKKQRNFDKVLADWKQKYEEGQSELEGALKEARALSTELFKMKNSYEEALDHLETLKRENKNLQQEISDLTEQIGETGKTIHELEKAKKTVETEKSEIQTALEEAEGTLEHEESKILRVQLELNQVKSEIDRKLAEKDEEMEQIKRNSQRVIESMQTTLDSEVRSRNDALRVKKKMEGDLNEMEIQLSHANRQAAEAQKQLRNVQGQLKDAQLHLDDAVRGQEEMKEQVAMVERRNNLMLAEIEELRTALEQTERGRKVAEQELVDASERVTLLHSQNTSLINTKKKLEADLVQVQGEVDDTIQEARNAEEKAKKAITDAAMMAEELKKEQDTSAHLERMKKNLEVTVKDLQHRLDEAESLAMKGGKKQLQKLESRVRELESEVEAEQRRGAEAVKGVRKYERRVKELTYQTEEDKKNVSRLQDLVDKLQLKVKAYKRQAEEAEEQANTHLSRYRKVQHEMEEAQERADIAESQVNKLRAKSRDAGKGKESAE, from the exons ATGGGAGATGGCGAGATGGAATGCTTCGGCCCGGCGGCCATCTACCTCCGGAAGCCGGACAAGGAGAGGATTGAGGCTCAGAACAGACCTTTTGATGCCAAAACTGCAGTGTATGTGACTGATGCAGCTGAGATGTACCTCAAGGGTACACTGAAGAGTAAAGAGGGTGGCAAAGCCACCGTTGAAACTCTGGACAAAAAA ACTGTCACAGTTAAGGAAGATGAAGTCTTTCCCATGAATCCACCAAAGTATGACAAAATTGAGGACATGGCCATGATGACCCACCTCAGTGAACCTGCTGTGCTGTATAACCTCAAAGAGCGTTACGCAGCATGGATGATCTAC ACCTACTCAGGGTTGTTCTGCGTCACTGTGAACCCCTACAAGTGGCTCCCAGTGTACGACGCTGTCGTTGTGGCTGGATACAGAGGCAAAAAGAGGATTGAAGCCCCACCTCACATCTTCTCCATCTCTGATAACGCCTATCAGTTCATGCTCACTG ATCGTGAGAACCAGTCAGTCCTGATTAC TGGAGAATCTGGTGCAGGAAAGACTGTGAACACAAAACGTGTCATTCAGTACTTCGCAATGGTTGGCATGACTACACAGAAGAAGGCAGAGCCTGTTCCTGGCAAAATGCAG GGTTCACTGGAAGACCAAATTGTTGCAGCCAACCCCCTGCTGGAGGCTTATGGTAATGCCAAGACTGTGAGAAATGACAACTCCTCTCGTTTT gGTAAATTCATCAGAATTCACTTTGGCCAAACTGGCAAGCTGGCCTCAGCTGATATTGAAACCT ACCTGCTGGAAAAGTCCAGAGTCACCTTCCAGCTGTCTGCTGAGAGAAGCTACCACATTTTCTACCAGCTCATGACTGGACACAAACCAGAGCTGCTTG AGGCACTGCTCATCACCACCAACCCCTACGACTACCCTATGATCAGCCAGGGTGAAATCACAGTCAAGAGCATCGATGATGTTGAGGAGTTCGTTGCCACAGAT ACGGCCATTGACATCCTCGGCTTCAGCGCTGATGAGAAAATTAACATCTACAAGCTGACCGGTGCTGTGATGCATCATGGAAACATGAAGTTCAAGCAGAAGCAGAGGGAGGAGCAGGCTGAGCCTGATGGCACTGAGG TTGCTGATAAAATCGCCTACCTTCTGGGCCTGAACTCAGCTGACATGCTGAAAGCTCTGTGCTACCCAAGAGTCAAGGTCGGAAATGAGTTTGTGACCAAAGGCCAGACTGTACCTCAG GTGAACAATGCCGTCAGTGCCCTCTGCAAATCCATCTATGAGAAAATGTTCTTGTGGATGGTCGTGCGAATTAATGAGATGCTGGACACAAAGCAACAAAGACAGTTCTTCATTGGTGTGCTGGACATCGCTGGATTTGAGATCTttgat TTCAACAGCTTGGAGCAGCTCTGCATTAACTTCACAAATGAGAAACTGCAACAGTTTTTCAACCACCACATGTTCGTGCTGGAACAAGAGGAGTACAAGAAAGAAGGTATTGTGTGGGAGTTCATTGACTTCGGTATGGACTTGGCTGCCTGCATTGAGCTCATTGAGAAG CCAATGGGCATCTTCTCCATCCTTGAAGAGGAGTGCATGTTCCCCAAGGCTTCAGACACGACCTTCAAGAACAAGCTTTATGACCAGCACCTTGGAAAATGTGCCTGCTTCCAGAAGCCAAAGCCTGCCAAAGGCAAAGCTGAGGCCCACTTCTCCTTGGTGCACTACGCCGGCACTGTGGACTACAACGTTAACGGCTGGTTGGACAAGAACAAGGATCCACTGAATGACTCTGTTGTGCAGCTGTACCAGAAGGCAGCAAACAAACTGTTGTGCCACCTGTATGCAACCCATGCTGCTGCCGATG CTGATACTGGTGGAAAGAAAGGCAAGAAGAAGGGTGGTTCCTTCCAGactgtgtctgctctgttcagg GAGAACTTGGGTAAGCTGATGACCAACTTGAGGAGCACTCACCCTCACTTTGTGCGTTGCTTGATTCCAAATGAGTCCAAGACTCCAG GTCTGATGGAGAACTTCCTGGTCATCCACCAGTTGAGGTGTAATGGTGTGCTGGAGGGTATCAGAATCTGCAGAAAGGGATTCCCAAGCAGAATCCTCTATGCTGACTTCAAACAGAG ATACAAAGTCTTGAATGCCAGTGTCATCCCAGAGGGACAGTTCATTGACAACAAAAAAGCTTCAGAGAAACTCTTAGGCTCTATCGATGTGGATCATACCCAGTACATGTTTGGACACACCAAG GTGTTCTTCAAAGCCGGTCTGCTGGGTACCCTTGAGGAGATGCGAGATGAGAAATTGGCAACACTAGTGACCATGACTCAGGCTTTGTGCCGTGGCTACCTCATGAGGAGGGAGTTTGTCAAGATGATGGAGAGGAG AGAATCCATCTATTCCATCCAATACAACATCCGCTCATTCATGAATGTGAAACACTGGCCATGGATGAAGCTTTACTTCAAGATCAAGCCTCTTCTCAAGTCTGCAGAGACTGAGAAGGAAATGGCTGCCATGAAGGAGAACTTTGAGAAAATGAAGGAGGACTTGGCAAAGGCACTGGCCAAGAAGAAAGAGCTTGAGGAGAAGATGGTGTCTCTGGTACAGGAGAAAAATGACCTGCAACTCCAAGTATCAGCT GAAACTGAGAACCTTGCTGATGCTGAGGAAAGGTGTGAGGGGCTCATCAAGAGCAAGATCCAGCTCGAGGCCAAGCTCAAAGACACAAATGAGAGactggaggatgaggaggaaatCAATGCTGAGCTGACTGCCAAGAAGAGGAAACTAGAGGACGAGTGCTCTGAGCTGAAGAAGGACATTGATGATCTGGAGCTCACCTTGGCCAAAGTGGAAAAGGAGAAACATGCCACTGAGAACAAG GTCAAGAACCTCACTGAGGAGATGGCCTCTCAGGATGAGAGCATTGCCAAGCTCACTAAGGAGAAGAAAGCCCTCCAAGAGGCACACCAGCAGACTCTGGATGATCTCCAGGCAGAGGAAGACAAAGTCAACACTCTGACCAAATCAAAGACCAAGCTTGAGCAACAAGTGGATGAT cTTGAGGGATCTCTGGAACAAGAGAAGAAACTCCGTATGGACCTTGAGAGAGCCAAGAGGAAGCTTGAAGGTGACCTGAAACTGGCTCAAGAGTCCATAATGGACCTGGAGAATGACAAGCAGCAGTCTGATGAAAAGATCAagaa GAAGGACTTTGAAATAAGTCAACTTCTGAGCAAGATTGAAGATGAACAGTCACTGGGAGCTCAACTTCAGAAGAAGATCAAAGAACTCCAG GCTCGCATTGAAGAGCTGGAGGAGGAAATTGAGGCTGAGCGCGCAGCTCGTGCTAAAGTTGAGAAGCAGAGAGCGGATCTCTCCAGGGAACTTGAGGAGATCAGTGAGAGGCTTGAGGAAGCTGGAGGTGCCACCGCTGCTCAGATCGAGATGAACAAGAAGCGCGAGGCAGAGTTCCAGAAACTGCGTCGTGATCTGGAAGAGTCCACTCTGCAGCATGAAGCCACAGCTGCTGCACTCCGCAAGAAACAAGCTGACAGCGTTGCTGAGCTTGGAGAGCAGATCGACAACCTTCAGCGTGTCAAACAGAAGCTGGAGAAGGAAAAGAGTGAATACAAAATGGAGATCGATGACCTCTCCAGTAACATGGAGGCTGTGGCAAAATCAAAG GGTAACCTAGAAAAGATGTGCCGCACTCTTGAGGACCAACTGAGTGAACTCAAGACCAAGAACGATGAGAATGTCCGCCAACTGAATGACGTTAACACACAGAAAGCAAGACTTCAGACTGAAAATG GTGAACTTGGCCGGCAACTGGAAGAGAAAGATGCACTTGTGTCCCAGCTTACAAGAGGAAAACAAGCTTACACTCAGCAGATTGAAGAACTCAAGAGAGTCACCGAGGAGGAAGTGAAG GCCAAGAACGCCCTGGCCCATGCCGTCCAATCGGCCAGACATGACTGCGATCTGCTCAGAGAGCAGTTTGAGGAAGAGCAGGAGGCCAAGGCTGAGCTTCAGCGTGCGATGTCCAAGGCCAACAGTGAGGTGGCTCAGTGGAGAACCAAATATGAGACTGATGCCATTCAGCGTACCGAGGAGCTTGAGGAGGCCAA GAAAAAGCTTGCTCAGCGTCTACAAGAGGCAGAGGAATCCATTGAAGCTGTGAACTCCAAGTGTGCTTCTCTGGAGAAGACCAAGCAGAGACTGCAAGGTGAAGTGGAGGACCTCATGATTGACGTTGAGAGAGCCAATTCCGTGGCTGCTAATCTTGACAAGAAGCAGAGGAACTTTGACAAG GTCTTGGCAGACTGGAAACAGAAGTATGAGGAAGGCCAGTCTGAACTGGAGGGGGCTCTGAAAGAGGCTCGCGCTCTCAGCACTGAGCTCTTTAAGATGAAGAACTCATATGAGGAAGCTCTTGACCACCTGGAGACTCTGAAAAGGGAGAACAAGAATCTCCAGC AGGAGATCTCTGACCTGACTGAACAGATTGGTGAGACTGGAAAGACCATCCATGAGCTGGAGAAGGCAAAGAAGACAGTGGAAACTGAGAAATCAGAAATCCAGACTGCTCTTGAAGAAGCTGAG GGTACACTTGAACATGAAGAGTCCAAGATCCTTCGTGTCCAGCTTGAGCTCAACCAGGTTAAGAGTGAAATTGACAGGAAACTGGCTGAGAAGGATGAGGAGATGGAGCAGATCAAGAGAAACAGCCAGAGGGTGATTGAGTCCATGCAGACTACTCTGGACTCTGAAGTTAGGAGCAGGAATGATGCTTTGAGGGTCaagaagaagatggagggaGATCTCAATGAGATGGAGATTCAGCTGAGCCATGCCAACCGCCAGGCTGCTGAGGCACAGAAACAGCTCAGGAATGTCCAAGGACAGCTCAAG GATGCCCAACTGCACCTTGATGATGCTGTCAGAGGACAGGAAGAAATGAAGGAGCAGGTGGCCATGGTGGAGCGCAGGAATAACCTGATGCTGGCAGAGATTGAGGAACTCAGAACTGCACtggagcagacagagagaggccgCAAAGTGGCTGAGCAGGAGCTGGTTGATGCCAGTGAGCGTGTGACACTGCTGCACTCTCAG AATACCAGCCTGATCAACACCAAGAAGAAGCTTGAGGCTGATCTGGTGCAGGTCCAAGGTGAGGTGGATGACACCATCCAGGAGGCCAGAAATGCTGAAGAGAAGGCGAAGAAGGCTATCACAGAT GCTGCCATGATGGCAGAGGAGCTGAAGAAAGAGCAGGACACCAGTGCTCACCTtgagaggatgaagaagaaCCTTGAAGTTACAGTCAAAGATCTGCAGCACCGTCTGGATGAGGCTGAGAGTCTTGCCATGAAGGGTGGAAAGAAGCAGCTCCAGAAACTGGAATCTAGG GTGCGTGAACTGGAGAGTGAGGTCGAAGCTGAGCAGAGACGTGGCGCTGAAGCCGTTAAAGGAGTCCGCAAGTATGAGAGAAGAGTGAAGGAGCTCACCTACCAG ACTGAGGAGGACAAGAAGAATGTGAGCAGACTGCAGGATCTGGTGGACAAACTGCAGCTGAAAGTGAAGGCCTACAAGAGGCAGGCTGAGGAAGCT GAGGAGCAGGCCAACACTCACCTGTCCAGGTACAGGAAAGTGCAGCATGAGATGGAAGAAGCTCAGGAGCGTGCTGACATTGCTGAGTCCCAGGTCAACAAGCTGAGAGCCAAGAGCAGAGATGCTGGAAAg GGGAAGGAGTCAGCTGAATGA